From the Juglans microcarpa x Juglans regia isolate MS1-56 chromosome 7D, Jm3101_v1.0, whole genome shotgun sequence genome, the window TGATGGCATTGTATGACGATTGAGTTCTGACCACTAAGAACTCAGTCATGTTGGTGGCGATGCAAGAGTCAGTTCCTATTGACACAGGTAGTGTGGACTCCATGGGTTGGACTACGTCTCCCGTGAATCCCTTCAGTATGGTTGGTGCTGGGCAAAGTTGGCTAGCATTTAAACCCGTCTTCATGAAAGCATCCCAGAACAGGATGTCTATTGAGCTCCCGTTATCTATCAATATCCTTCTTGTCGTATAATTCGTGACCAGTATTGTCACCACTATTGCGTCATCTTGGGGGTACACCAACCCCTGGAATCCTCCGAGCTAAAGAAGATTGGGGGCGAGTTATGCATCCGCGCCTGTTTAACAAGCCTCTCCACGTTGTAAGCTTTTTCGTATCTTGCCCATCTTGCATGAGCCTTTCTCCCCAATGAGGTCCACCTCCCTCATATCCACCAGTTATGGTGCGAAATTCTTCAAGAGTTGGCCTTTGCCTATCTGCCTCTTGCCTAGGCTGCTGGTCTCTTTGTTCTTGCAATGTTCTCGCCCTTTTAGGCGATTTCCTCCTTGGGCTCTCGCTCCGTCTATCCTTGAGTTATTGCTTCTTGTCATTCCAACACTGAGACGGAGATGTGTTGTCGACCACGATGCACTCCAGCTCTCCACTTCCattcaattcttcaaatttttgtttgagCATATGGCAATCCTCAGTTCGATGGCCATTCACCTTGTTGTGCGCACAATACCTTTGTGGCCGCTGCCCACCGTCCTCATCACGCCTACTCTCTTTTGTTTCACCCTGGTATTGTACACTGCAATAGTATACGTGACCACTACTATACCTCCCCGTTTTCTGCTTTTTCTCGCACTGGCTCTTCCTTGGTCTTTGGCTACTTTCTTGGGTCCTTTTAGGGCCCTCCCTCGACGCATTCATCTCTTTTCGCCCTGGTCTGGTGGTGTGGGTGATCATCGCATCTTCAGCATTCAAAAAATCATCTATTCAATCCATAAACTCTTGCAGAGTGGATGGCGTCTTCCTCGCCAGTTCAGTCATGAAAAGGCTTCTTAGTCATATTCCCCCGAGCAATGCAACCAATGTGATTTTTTCATCTTGCTCATCAGCTGTCATTCTTTCCTTATTGAATCACGCCAAGTATGCCTTCAGACTCTCGTCTTCCCTTTGCTTCACAGTCAACAAGCACGTCACCAGCCATCTCCTCCGCCGACTTGCCATAAACTGGATGATGAACTGTCTGCCGAGTTCTTCAAAATTGTCAATGGAGCTCAGCCACATGCTCCGAACCATCCCCTAGCTGCTCCCTTTAGAGTCAGAGGAAAGGCACTGCATGCAATCTCTCTTGGGAATCTATGGAGAGTCATGTGGGCCTTGAAAATTTCTAAATGTTCCACCAGATCCTTGGAGCCGTCATACATGTCTATCAACAGAACCTTGAACTTTGATGGAAGTGGTACCGCCATGATCTACAATGTGTAGGGCAAGTTGGTGTTGGTTAACAATTGGTCAACCGACAACGATGTCCCTATCTTTTTGGCCATTTATTCATACTTATCCATCAAGTTGTGTAAGTCGTAGTGCAGTTTCTTTGTATCCTCATCCTCCTAGTGGCCTTTACTGGCGCCCGCGCTATTTGCCTCAATCTCCACCCTATTAGCTTGACTGGGTGTTGCATCTTCTCCCAACGGTTCGTTCTGTGCCTTGTGGACCTCGTTCTCCTTTTACAGTGAGTCGACCTCCGTGGTAAGCTTCTTTACTATTTCTTCAATTTCTGCAAAGTCTTCCTTCCATGTTTCGCAAAGTCTTTTCCTGATCTCTAGTTGCCTGAGACCTAGTCGTGGTGGACATGTGAAAAGCATGTTGATTATGAGATATAAAGATCCCATAGACGGCATCAATTGTTGTGGACGTGTTTCACCGTTTGGTACTCTCGATTTCCTGCAACCAAAGGGTAAGAAGGTTTGAGGGTGGATAAGGGAAAcctccaatgcctaagtcaatAATTATAGGAGTAATCTCAAAACTAATTAATGTTCTTATTTGTTTAAGTACCTGGTTCCTTTAAATAGACATTTTGCTTTCTTCTAATCCTTCGGGTTTAACTaccttatttattatttaaaacttgaaTTCCCGTCTTTCAGAGTTATCTATTTGTTTTGAGTGGATAGATACCTTTAATCGTGCCGGGATAGTTGGTGAGAACTCTCTTTATCAATTTAGATTGAACCCTATCGGGTTAGATGGGTATCTAGGCCACAGGTATCATGCTGGGTCATGGAAGGCCAAGTCCAAGTAAACACCCTGTGGGCTTTTAGGAGTATTGGAGCCCTTCCATTAccactaaaatatattaatttcttaGTTTAACCCCCACAAAATGCTATAGGCCAGAGCAACAATAGTagaccaaatatatatatatatatatatatatatatatatatatatatcatagagAATACATTGTATATGCAAAAACTAATTTCGTTTGTAGATGAAAAAGTCAAGAAACGTATAATATACGTATATATCAAGTTGGTTTCCCTTTTAATGTTGGTCGTTTTTTCCCTCGGTCGGCAGCTGGGCGTACTCAAGCTACGGCTATATAACAGGGGCATGCTATATTGTTTCAAAAATAATAGGATACTACCTTCTTattactcatttattattttttttgtatttatttttttttataattttttattttacttaatagttaaggaaatgactattagtaagtttatatatttttttaattatttcttaatgattaaggatgttaaaaaaatacttaaaataaaatgataaaaaaataaaaacactataaatagtagatgggtagtaaACCTATCACTACCTATATTGTTTTAGGACTAGTCTTGTTTGTTTACAAAAAACTtgttaactcatctcatctcatgtaatcattacaatttttttcaaattctcatacaaaataaaataaacaattcaatttttttaaatttcaaaaaaaaataatattaaaaatatatattctaataatattttattaaatttttaactttaatctaaaaaattatcatcttatctcatctcatttatgaaaacaaaagagTGCCTTTTTTGTCTAAATGAATTCTAttatatacagtcatttttatatattttttatacattctaTTGATGTTATTAgccaaatcaattattttatattaaaaaatagtgatgCAACCAATTATCACATAGTGGAGGGCGTAAGGAGAATGTAAAAGTGATTGTACACAGTATCTttgattgagaaataatatttaaaatgtgtatattctacatattttaaaaaaataataataatttaaaatttatataaaaaattaattttttaataataaatcttaatttttttttttcaaatacaacGTGCAGACTTACCCACCCTATCTTACAGTACTTTTTTCGTGCTGATGATCAGGGTCAGCAAAAGTTAcccataaaattaataaaaactacttttttgaaaaaaaaatcgtgCAAATCGGGTTGACTCGTGACGTGATCGACGGTGAAGAAAGATTATTCCGTCGTCATCAAAATTTCAGTTAGTCAAGGAAGACTGTTTTTGCTTGGTTTGaaactataaattatctcaattcatcattataattttttcaaatcataatacaaaatataataaataattcaattttttcaaatctcaaaataataataatattaaaaaataatattctatcaatattttatcatctcaactcaactcaactcaactcacttcaacatccaaacacaatcttaaTCTCTAATTTTTCgagtctctctcactctctctctcttatgaATTTGCTTCAGACTTCTCTGTCCCTACCATTCCGCGTCCAAACTATCAGATTCAAAGTAATAGACATTTAAAACGTCTCTATATAATATTGATCTGCCCTGATCAAGTTCATATCATCTAGGGTTCTGTATCTGTTGCTCCGGTTTCTAGTCTTTCCAAATTAAGATTCATattgttaatcttaaatattccgATCGAGGCGTTTCTAGCCAGAAAGTTGTGGAAATTTCCAAGACCGGAAGCTCAATATCATGGCAGGAGCTAGTGGAGGAAGAACATTAGAAGAAACTCCCACTTGGGCTGTTGCAgttgtgtgttttgttttggttttcataTCCATAATCATCGAGCACATCATCCATCTTATAGCAAAGGCACGTATGATCGATCCATCACTATATATTAGCTGCAATCCTTAATTCATTGGGTTTTCGGGATTTTGATTCTTATATGTCATAATTTCGAGCTGAGATAATGATATTCTTCCACCACTTTGCAGTGGTTGAAGAAGAAACATAAAAGAGCTTTATTTGAGGCATTAGAAAAGATCAAATCAGGTAAGCCATGTACAGTACATCACAACTGTTTCGacaaccttatatatatatatatatatatatatatatatatatatatatatattcaaaatcgACATTGATATTGTCTTTGTCTCCATTGATCACTCCTTGCAGAGCTCATGTTGTTGGGATTTATATCCTTGCTCCTCACAGTAGGACAAGGTCCAATATCGAACGTATGCATATCAGAGAAAATGGGAGCGAAGTGGCATCCATGCGAGAAGAAGCAAGAAACCCAGTTGACCGAGGACGAGGACGAGGATTCGGAATCCAATGGCCGGAAACTACTGATGGTCATGTCGGATTCTGGTGGAAGTTTTCGACGCATTTTAGCGTCGGCGACGTCTACAGATAATTGTGCAGCCAAGGTGTGTGAAATACATGATGGGCCAATATTTCTgtatcatatatttttcttttcttttcaatatggtaaatatttttcacattgaaacagcaaatctcacacaataTTCCGCATAACACAATATTCcgcacaaatataaataaagaactactgaaaaatattagaatgaTTTCGAAATGAAGGTTAGGttaatgtaaatattaaaacaaaatgttTTAACCACAAAAAGACTCCACGAAAGAAATCAAACCAAAGATAGACAAACACTTGGAATATGATGGAAATTGTGTAGAATGAAAAAACATGATCACAAGCTGACAACCTATGTATAGATTGTCTGCAGATGGTGTGTGAATCAGAGATTTTAGATTAATATAGTtattcatatacatatatatatatatatagatattacgGAGGACTTTACCTAACATGATTATGGCATGCATGTGTATGGTATGAAAAATTACAGGGAAAAGTACCATTTGTGTCTGAGGATGGTATTCATCAACTGCACATTTTTATCTTCGTGTTGGCTGTTTTTCACGTCCTCTACTGCATTCTCACCCTCGCTTTGGGTACAGCCAAGGTATGTATAACCTACGTATCTACCATTAACTATACATTATTATTTCTATACGTTTAATACTATCtcttaccaaaataaaaaagatatgaCACATCATAACGGCTGTTGTGTTCCAGATGAGAAGATGGAAGCATTGGGAGACGGAAACCAGAACAGCTGAGTACCAGTTCTCACATGGTTAGGCCAAATTATATATGTCAATTACTTCGAAcagctattttttttccttcgaaAAGTAAATTTATCACCTTCAAAATATTAGCATGTGATCACCAAACTCGTTACAGCATATTTGACTACTGAGTTGCacttacataatatatatttatatatacacacacacatgattacctaatatatatatatatatatatatatatatatacgcacgtattttaattaattatatatgtatgtactgatcatgcatgcatgcaagtacAGACCCAGAGCGATTCAGATTTGCAAGGGATACGTCGTTTGGGAGAAGGCACTTGAGCTTCTGGACCAAAACACCTGCGCTCATGTGGATAGTAAGCCATGATctccatctaattaattaatttcctgcATGTTAGCAGCTTTCcctcatatctctctctctctctctctctctctctctatatatatatatatatatatatatatatatatatctaacgtACGTACTAATTAGCCACGCATGCATTCAGTACTGAGCTCCTACGTACTGAGCAACATGCATGACAGCTTCCATGATGTTAAAATAATCTCTCTGTTTCTCGttaaggttacgtttggatattgaactgaattgagttgagttgagttgaattgagataataaaatattattaaaatattattttttaatattattattattttaaaatttgaaaaagttgaattatttattatattttatattaaaatttaaaaaaattataatgatgagttgagattagttgaAGGGAGTTAAGCATCCAAAGTTGAGATTTGCAGCAGCAGCTAGCTGCAATCTATCACACTAGTACACTTATCCTACTTCTTTTTCTCAATGCTATTAACTTAGATTTGAAGTCCACtcccattataaaaaaaaaaaaagatgaaaacctGCACAGAAATGGGGTCGGGTCGACGATGATCAAATATTACCAATTATGAAATTGAATCAatgtggtcttttttttttttcatagttgaAACCCACATTAACCGTTAACgtagtatactatatatatatttgtgttaaaAGAAAATCCACGATGTTGTTTGTTAAATTTTACATGCTAATTTGATGTATTAATGATGCTTTATTCAATTCATGATGGGTTATGATCatttaggctgcgtttagatgttgagctgagttcagttctttataaataatagtgagttaagtAGTGGTAAAAGTTATGTGAAgttcatctaaactgagtttaaagtgtgtttaaatgttaagataagtttaatattttttatagaaagttaaaaagagTTGTGGATcccaaatataaaaatgtgttaagttaaaaaaaattataagtctcacatataaagagattttgagttgagataaatttaataatttgagaatttgatatttagatattagattcaatttaaaattaaactgaacttaGTTGAATTCAACTGAATCTTATAACTAAATACAGCCtaaatgatcatgatcatgtcaaGATCCATGCAGTCAAGAGTCTGCAACGAAGATCAAAAGGTCCTTAATTTATCTCGCGAGCATTGGTTTCCGATGCATATGGCCTGGAACAGGGCAGTCATCCAGGACCTTAACTAAAAGACAAAAAGAGAGAGCATAAATCTAGGGAAACACGGTGTTGGTCTTAGCACACAGTTACGAAAATCGATAAACTAGCCGTCCAAGAAACAGAGGCCGAAGACGATTATACCTTTTAATTTTCTGTATACTTTTTGACTTCTTTGTTATACACGCAACTTGTTTGACTTTtccattaatatattaattagcaattgacgtcttaaaagttaaaatactcGAAGTCTCCGTAAAATGTTATTAGCAATTAGTAATACATGACTTTACTCTCGATCgtatatattctattttaaattaggaTGGAATTTTGTACTTATTTCAACtcgaatttattaaaatttaaaaaaaaatttatttcatcttatcattataattttttaaaatttttatataaaatataataaataattcaatttttttaatctcaaataataataatattaaaaaaataatattctaacgatatttttttcaattttcatctttcatctaaaactatctcatctcatatctaaatccaaaccaaccactttctcaattatttctttttcttaaatttcagATATGTTTTTTTGGCCCACTTACTTTCTTCAGCTCAATGCaagatacaatttttttttcccaaaaggtttaaatgtttttcttctcttttcaaatatttatgataCATATGCTTAGACTGCATGATTAGAGTGCATGTTTAGTACACTTTAACTCGatcctcttatttatttatatatattttcaaatcttgggtcaatgaattttttttttttgggtcaagTGGCGTAATAATATTATGCTTAAATCCAAAATCTTTagtattaatttgtttattattattattattaatattttcaatctctatatatagtcatgactaaacacattttattttttgttttgcagtTCTGTTTTTTCAGACAGTTTGTGAGGTCTGTTCCTAGAGTTGATTACTTGACCTTGCGACATGGATTTataatggtaattttactcttttagGTCAAACAGAATGCATGCTTTCAATGATAGAACTTGTCACAACTTAGAgggataaatatatatttataaattcttgtcattgtaaaataaattatttattaaggtgatgagttttttcttcttgtttataCAATAACTGATCAGGCACATTTGGCACCTCAAAGTCATAAGAAATTCGACtttcaaaaatatatcaatagatCATTGGAAGAGGATTTCAAGGTGGTTGTGGGAATCAGGTGATAATTTGATgcatatatatctatttatcaTGTTCTCATCACAGATTCACTTTCAGGCAATTCTCTTAAACATTTACATAAATCATTTGATTTTCTCTTAAATattatatcttttcttttcttttttatcatcgGTTTTCAGCCCTTTGATCTGGTTCTCCGCGGTGATATTCTTGCTGTTTAACACTCATGGTGAGTTTCGACAAGTTTTCACATCGGTGATGTGTTAGTCCTTTGCCCAAATGACTGAGATCGACTGAGTTCTCCTGTTTCCTTTTGCAGGCTGGAAATCTTATCTATGGCTACCATTTATTCCATTGATTGTaagcaaattaaaaatatctgCCTAGCTCTGATCATCACGTctgctagctatatataaatattctgactagctagctaggggaTGGATTTAAAGACTAATATGAAATATGCAATCCTGCTGCATTAATCAGATCATCCTATTGGTGGGGACAAAGCTACAAGTGATCATAACCAAAATGGCATTGAGAATTcaagagagaggagaggttgTGAAGGGAGAACCTGTAGTTATTCCAGGTGACGAACTCTTCTGGTTCAACCGCCCACGGCTTCTCCTTTTCCTCATTAACTTTGTTCTCTTTCAGGTACGTACATACAATATCCCTACATGTCCattcttttaaatcttttttttttcatgcatccCTTCCCTCCATCATCGTTtacatgtatatttatatatatatatatatatatatatatatatatacctcttTGTAATCTTTTGTCTTTGCATTTGCAGAATGCCTTTCAGCTAGCATTCTTTGCATGGGCTTGGGTAAGCTACTACGTACTCTCTCTGTATATCCCCTGTATCTAGAGCAGTTCAAAACTCCGAACTCTTTCCTTTATATTGAGGCTCCTGTTCGATCTATGGATTTTTCAGTATGAATTCGGGTTGAAATCTTGTTTCCACGAGGATGTGGAGGATATCGTTATCCAAATCGCAATGGGGTACGTCCGACGTTTTAATTTcttctacacacacacacacagagttcTGAACTTCAATCGATTTAGAGTTCCTAACAGTAGGATTAAAATGGGACTGGCGCTTTGATCAGGGTCCTGGTACAAATTCTGTGCAGCTATGTCACTCTCCCACTCTATGCCCTTGTAACGCAGGTAACAATTCTTCTGATCATCACAAAGTAAAATGTACAGTTTTACAGatattatatacatttctttaatttcttatatgTGATGGATGGAGGCGAATGCATGCAGATGGGTTCAAGCATGAAGCCAACGATATTCAACGATAGAGTAGCGGCGGCGCTACGCAACTGGCACCACACGGCCAGGAAGCACTTGAAGCAGCAAAAGGGCTCAGCCTCAGTGACCCCTTTCTCCAGCAGACCCACCACTCCATCCCACTACACGTCCCCTGTTTATCTCTTGCGCCACCACCGCAGCGACATGACCGACAGCGTCCAAGGTATAATATCACCCAGAAGATCATCCAATTTCGACATTGATCATCTCTCATATTATTGCGAAACCGATTCCCCTTCCCACCGCGGCTTCCGGATAGGCGATGGctccacccacggccaccacctGGATCAAAGCAGTGTTGCGTATGATAAGGATGTAAACGAAATTACT encodes:
- the LOC121239942 gene encoding MLO-like protein 6 isoform X2; the protein is MAGASGGRTLEETPTWAVAVVCFVLVFISIIIEHIIHLIAKWLKKKHKRALFEALEKIKSELMLLGFISLLLTVGQGPISNVCISEKMGAKWHPCEKKQETQLTEDEDEDSESNGRKLLMVMSDSGGSFRRILASATSTDNCAAKGKVPFVSEDGIHQLHIFIFVLAVFHVLYCILTLALGTAKMRRWKHWETETRTAEYQFSHDPERFRFARDTSFGRRHLSFWTKTPALMWIAHLAPQSHKKFDFQKYINRSLEEDFKVVVGISPLIWFSAVIFLLFNTHGWKSYLWLPFIPLIIILLVGTKLQVIITKMALRIQERGEVVKGEPVVIPGDELFWFNRPRLLLFLINFVLFQNAFQLAFFAWAWYEFGLKSCFHEDVEDIVIQIAMGVLVQILCSYVTLPLYALVTQMGSSMKPTIFNDRVAAALRNWHHTARKHLKQQKGSASVTPFSSRPTTPSHYTSPVYLLRHHRSDMTDSVQGIISPRRSSNFDIDHLSYYCETDSPSHRGFRIGDGSTHGHHLDQSSVAYDKDVNEITTISQTTARMQHEIEIGPQPKDFSFDKRTSL
- the LOC121239942 gene encoding MLO-like protein 6 isoform X1, with protein sequence MAGASGGRTLEETPTWAVAVVCFVLVFISIIIEHIIHLIAKWLKKKHKRALFEALEKIKSELMLLGFISLLLTVGQGPISNVCISEKMGAKWHPCEKKQETQLTEDEDEDSESNGRKLLMVMSDSGGSFRRILASATSTDNCAAKGKVPFVSEDGIHQLHIFIFVLAVFHVLYCILTLALGTAKMRRWKHWETETRTAEYQFSHDPERFRFARDTSFGRRHLSFWTKTPALMWIFCFFRQFVRSVPRVDYLTLRHGFIMAHLAPQSHKKFDFQKYINRSLEEDFKVVVGISPLIWFSAVIFLLFNTHGWKSYLWLPFIPLIIILLVGTKLQVIITKMALRIQERGEVVKGEPVVIPGDELFWFNRPRLLLFLINFVLFQNAFQLAFFAWAWYEFGLKSCFHEDVEDIVIQIAMGVLVQILCSYVTLPLYALVTQMGSSMKPTIFNDRVAAALRNWHHTARKHLKQQKGSASVTPFSSRPTTPSHYTSPVYLLRHHRSDMTDSVQGIISPRRSSNFDIDHLSYYCETDSPSHRGFRIGDGSTHGHHLDQSSVAYDKDVNEITTISQTTARMQHEIEIGPQPKDFSFDKRTSL